One Ostrea edulis chromosome 2, xbOstEdul1.1, whole genome shotgun sequence genomic region harbors:
- the LOC130051556 gene encoding uncharacterized protein LOC130051556 gives MEGCTEAYLEIPGPNGDQNVNYGNFDVENRFKAISESETTEFIQSKRNKNTSRKTEGHMKVLYDWLVNICDENRRLHEIPAKELNMYLARFFLSVRKPDGGEYEPDTLRGYLGSFSRYLRDNSYEHNIVESHLFSHAREVLMSKRKDLKSQGLGNKKRKAEPISFEDFQRLLDTKQIGNGDSMCPINLYKEYRRHRPSEMLDPGSRFYLSIKQKPTDEVWYKKQPMGKNSLGKLVSNMTNTVGIMNKRLTNHGIRKTTVTNLLEAGFEPTEVMQITGHKNVQSINNYSHLPFKKQKEMSTVLSNVTNVTSTSATFPHEEQLDDGCDEFLSQAVQLIETSTASGPQEGLSIIDLPITVTSNGIQLQHPGFSMFQNANISGNITINVNPLKE, from the exons ATGGAGGGCTGTACCGAAGCATATTTAGAAATTCCtggtcctaatggagatcaaaatgttaattacGGTAACTTTGATGTTGAAAACCGCTTTAAAGCGATTTCGGAGAGTGAAACCACCGAATTCATACAAAGTAAGAGAAACAAGAACACTTCAAGAAAGACGGAGGGACACATGAAAGTCTTATACGACTGGCTTGTTAATATTTGCGACGAAAACAGAAGACTTCATGAGATACCGGCAAAAGAATTAAACATGTATTTGGCCAGATTCTTTTTGTCTGTGAGAAAGCCGGACGGCGGTGAATACGAACCGGACACATTACGGGGCTACTTGGGAAGTTTTTCTAGATACTTGAGGGACAATAGTTATGAGCATAATATTGTGGAATCACACCTATTCAGCCATGCAAGAGAAGTTCTGATGTCTAAAAGAAAAGATCTAAAATCCCAGGGACTTGGCAACAAAAAGAGAAAGGCAGAACCGATATCTTTCGAAGATTTTCAACGACTTCTAGATACTAAACAGATAGGAAATG GAGACTCCATGTGTCCAATAAATCTTTACAAGGAATATAGACGACACAGACCCTCAGAAATGTTGGATCCTGGCAGTAGGTTTTATCTATCGATAAAACAGAAACCCACTGATGAAGTATGGTACAAAAAGCAGCCCATGGGGAAAAATTCTCTTGGAAAACTTGTCAGCAACATGACGAATACAG TCGGTATCATGAACAAGCGCCTCACGAACCACGGTATCAGGAAGACAACTGTAACAAACTTACTGGAGGCAGGATTTGAGCCGACTGAGGTCATGCAAATCACGGGACACAAGAATGTTCAATCTATTAATAACTACAGTCACCTCCCTTTCAAAAAACAGAAAGAAATGTCTACTGTCCTTTCTAATGTTACTAATGTTACTTCAACCAGTGCCACATTCCCACATGAAGAACAGCTGGACGATGGATGTGACGAATTCCTCAGTCAAGCGGTACAGTTAATTGAAACTTCCACAGCTTCAGGACCACAGGAAGGGTTATCCATAATTGATCTACCAATTACTGTGACCAGCAATGGAATACAGCTACAACACCCAGGCTTCAGCATGTTTCAAAATGCCAACATTAGTGGAAATATAACCATTAATGTCAATCCACTGAAGGAATAA